A genome region from Dolichospermum compactum NIES-806 includes the following:
- a CDS encoding phytochelatin synthase family protein has protein sequence MKLAAINSIKTSIKVITLGICLAGGNVFAQTLSLSPNLIGFDTPEGEKLLIASKSNNDFFPLSTQFVTQINQAYCGVASMVMVLNSLKVPAPEALQYKPFRVFTQDNFFSNAKTRTVVSSEVVARQGMTLDQLGGLLESYNVQVKVYHAGNTNLAEFRKLAAENLRQPGNFIIINYLRQEIGQERGGHISPLAAYNELTDRFLIMDVSRYKYPPVWVKTADLWKAMNTSDVGAGKTRGFVLVSKNN, from the coding sequence ATGAAATTGGCAGCAATCAATTCTATCAAAACATCAATTAAAGTTATTACTTTAGGCATTTGTTTAGCTGGAGGTAATGTCTTTGCCCAAACATTATCACTTTCCCCAAACTTGATTGGTTTTGATACTCCTGAAGGTGAAAAGTTATTAATTGCCAGTAAATCAAACAATGATTTTTTTCCATTAAGTACACAGTTTGTCACCCAAATTAATCAGGCATACTGTGGCGTTGCTAGTATGGTTATGGTGTTAAATAGTTTGAAAGTTCCTGCACCAGAAGCACTACAATATAAGCCATTTCGGGTATTTACCCAAGATAATTTTTTTAGTAATGCAAAAACTAGAACTGTGGTAAGTTCTGAAGTTGTTGCCCGTCAAGGTATGACTTTAGATCAGTTAGGAGGATTATTGGAAAGTTATAATGTGCAAGTTAAGGTGTATCATGCTGGTAATACGAATTTAGCAGAGTTTCGCAAGTTAGCAGCAGAGAATTTAAGGCAACCAGGAAATTTTATTATTATTAACTATTTACGTCAGGAAATTGGTCAAGAACGAGGTGGACATATTTCGCCTTTAGCGGCATATAACGAGTTAACAGATAGATTTTTAATTATGGATGTTTCGCGCTATAAATATCCACCTGTTTGGGTAAAAACAGCGGATTTATGGAAAGCAATGAATACAAGTGATGTCGGTGCGGGGAAGACGCGGGGGTTTGTATTGGTGAGTAAGAATAATTGA
- a CDS encoding NupC/NupG family nucleoside CNT transporter gives MERTISFLGICVFISISYALSVNRQAVRWRTVAWGLGWEFILAIVILKTAWGLNLFKSLGNIVGNFLAFSDVGAKFVFGENFKDHLFAFQILPTIIFFSSFISILYYYGILQRVVNALAWFMMKTMKTSGSESLSCAGNIFLGPTEAALMVKPYLANMTKSELHAVMTGGFATIAGGVLGAYLSFGIPPEHLIAAFFMTSPVALIVSKIMYPETEVSETTEKVNIDIKSNYVNVLDAATSGAIDGVKLAVNVGVIIIAFLSLLAAVNASLSWLGTLAGYPQLSLEGMLSLIMFPVAWLMGIPWADCGQVGALLGKKTILNEFIAYLDLGELIKKQEISQRSAIITTYALCNFANIGSIGITIGGMTGIAPNRQQDLARMGVRTMIGGLLAGFITAGIAGILI, from the coding sequence ATGGAACGCACTATTTCATTTTTAGGCATTTGCGTCTTTATTAGTATATCCTACGCCCTGTCCGTGAATCGTCAAGCTGTGCGGTGGCGTACAGTTGCTTGGGGGTTAGGGTGGGAATTTATTTTGGCTATAGTCATTCTCAAAACCGCTTGGGGTTTGAACTTATTTAAATCCTTGGGAAATATTGTTGGTAACTTTTTGGCTTTTTCTGATGTTGGTGCAAAATTCGTCTTTGGTGAAAACTTCAAAGATCATCTGTTTGCTTTTCAAATTCTCCCCACAATTATCTTTTTCTCATCATTTATCAGTATTCTTTATTACTATGGCATTTTGCAAAGAGTTGTCAATGCCCTAGCATGGTTCATGATGAAAACCATGAAAACATCAGGTTCTGAATCTTTATCCTGTGCGGGAAATATCTTCTTGGGACCAACAGAAGCAGCACTCATGGTCAAACCTTACCTAGCAAACATGACAAAATCTGAATTGCACGCCGTCATGACTGGTGGTTTTGCTACCATTGCTGGGGGTGTACTAGGTGCTTATTTGTCCTTTGGGATTCCACCAGAACATTTAATTGCTGCTTTTTTTATGACTTCTCCTGTTGCCTTGATAGTATCAAAAATAATGTATCCAGAAACAGAAGTATCGGAAACTACAGAAAAAGTTAATATAGACATCAAAAGTAATTATGTTAATGTTCTCGATGCAGCCACATCTGGGGCAATTGATGGGGTAAAATTAGCAGTTAATGTTGGGGTAATAATAATTGCTTTTTTGAGTTTATTAGCTGCTGTGAATGCTAGTTTAAGTTGGTTGGGAACGTTGGCAGGTTATCCGCAATTATCTCTAGAAGGGATGTTATCTTTAATTATGTTTCCCGTAGCCTGGTTAATGGGTATACCTTGGGCTGACTGTGGACAAGTTGGAGCATTATTAGGTAAAAAGACGATTCTTAATGAATTTATCGCCTATTTGGATTTAGGAGAACTGATTAAGAAACAAGAAATTTCTCAACGTTCAGCTATTATTACTACCTATGCCTTATGTAATTTTGCTAATATTGGCTCAATTGGCATTACTATTGGTGGGATGACAGGAATAGCGCCGAACCGCCAACAAGACTTAGCCCGTATGGGTGTAAGAACTATGATTGGTGGATTATTAGCGGGTTTTATTACTGCGGGAATTGCAGGAATTTTAATTTAA
- a CDS encoding serine/threonine-protein kinase, translating into MTQITQSAVHCINPHCQRPYPQPWGNKFCNSCGAPLHLLDRYFSLKPLGAGGFAQIYTIWDEKTQTEKVLKVLVETSPKALELFIQEAEVLSSFRNSGVPKVDNDGYFQVNLINPKPHQLPCLVMEKINGYTLEEVLINSPQGCSEDLVIGWFIQAVLILQELHKRQIIHRDIKPSNLMLRTSTPVSPAKSDQLVLIDFGGAKQFNGSVLRSHPTSTRLYSSGYSPQEQIRGSNIGPAADFYALGRTIIQLLTAKYPSELEDSLTGKLRWRNYRQIKPDLADLIDEMVEDDVRLRPANAAIIHKRLLSIASSSSQPGLFSSPGKSLVQSITEVTQAISNTTLLIIQGIYKFLSACLATVWVMILTSICAGIGTMTGVFLAYHTSLGDRWLELLVYPLPTLVEKQPYIAAESIVYGFAGLGTGWGLTLSGCFGQKRRFLITALMGLIGYSLGWIACQFITTPNPAESLVTWILISFPLLTLGLGLRSHQIAYAVIAGLGSANLIAIFVRLGLGLHLFHFSSQPQGLDVFSPIGFFSLVSILISFSLSISHYLIVPCLRRLGWR; encoded by the coding sequence TTGACCCAGATAACTCAGAGTGCGGTTCACTGCATAAATCCCCATTGTCAACGTCCCTATCCTCAACCCTGGGGAAACAAATTCTGTAACAGTTGTGGCGCACCGCTGCATCTGTTAGATCGCTATTTCTCTCTTAAACCTCTCGGTGCGGGAGGATTTGCCCAAATTTACACAATTTGGGATGAAAAGACACAGACAGAAAAAGTGCTAAAGGTGTTGGTAGAGACTTCACCCAAGGCGCTGGAATTATTTATTCAAGAAGCGGAAGTTTTAAGTAGTTTCCGCAATTCTGGTGTGCCTAAAGTTGATAATGACGGTTATTTTCAAGTCAATTTGATTAATCCTAAACCCCATCAATTACCTTGTTTAGTGATGGAAAAGATTAATGGATACACTTTAGAGGAAGTATTAATAAATTCTCCTCAAGGTTGTTCCGAAGATTTGGTAATTGGTTGGTTTATTCAAGCTGTGTTGATTTTGCAGGAGTTACATAAACGCCAAATTATTCACCGCGATATAAAACCTTCTAATTTGATGTTACGGACTTCCACGCCAGTATCTCCTGCCAAAAGTGATCAATTGGTGCTAATTGATTTTGGTGGTGCTAAACAATTTAATGGGTCAGTTTTGCGATCGCACCCCACATCTACACGCTTGTACTCTTCCGGTTATAGTCCCCAAGAACAAATTCGCGGCAGTAATATTGGACCAGCAGCAGATTTTTATGCGTTGGGACGAACTATTATTCAACTACTTACCGCCAAATATCCGTCCGAATTGGAAGATAGTTTAACTGGAAAATTGCGTTGGCGGAATTATCGGCAAATTAAACCAGATTTAGCGGATTTAATTGATGAAATGGTAGAAGATGATGTGCGATTACGTCCAGCCAATGCAGCTATTATTCATAAACGGTTACTAAGTATCGCCTCGTCATCTTCACAGCCAGGTTTATTCAGCAGTCCGGGTAAATCTCTTGTCCAATCAATAACTGAAGTTACTCAAGCTATAAGTAATACTACTTTATTAATAATTCAGGGAATATACAAATTTTTATCTGCCTGTTTGGCAACTGTTTGGGTAATGATACTGACGAGTATCTGCGCGGGAATCGGGACAATGACGGGGGTTTTCCTGGCTTACCATACCAGTTTAGGCGATCGCTGGTTAGAATTACTAGTCTATCCATTACCAACATTAGTCGAAAAACAACCTTATATAGCCGCAGAAAGTATAGTTTATGGTTTTGCAGGTTTGGGAACAGGTTGGGGATTAACCTTATCAGGCTGTTTTGGACAAAAGCGGCGGTTTCTGATCACAGCTTTAATGGGCTTAATTGGCTATAGTTTAGGCTGGATAGCTTGTCAATTCATCACCACACCAAATCCGGCTGAAAGCTTAGTCACATGGATTTTAATCTCATTTCCCCTATTGACCCTTGGTTTAGGTCTTCGCAGTCATCAAATCGCTTACGCAGTCATTGCAGGTTTAGGAAGCGCCAACCTCATAGCCATTTTCGTGCGTTTAGGATTGGGACTACATTTATTCCATTTTTCCAGCCAACCACAAGGGCTGGATGTATTTTCACCCATAGGTTTTTTTAGTTTAGTCAGCATCTTAATCAGCTTTTCCCTGAGTATAAGCCATTACCTCATTGTCCCCTGCTTACGCCGACTAGGTTGGCGATAA
- a CDS encoding cation:proton antiporter domain-containing protein produces MPVNFINEPIISFTILLIAIFIVPPLFERLKLPGLVGLLLAGVLLGQNGLNLLNPKSETIKLLSDIGKIYLIVNTNILTIVGDDIAKVIIEQAQAFDLVVLRSVRYRTAGGLAVSEVTTQVINNLKCSIIMLGEPQ; encoded by the coding sequence ATGCCCGTAAATTTTATCAATGAACCAATCATTTCTTTCACGATTCTCCTTATAGCTATTTTCATTGTTCCACCGCTATTTGAGAGACTAAAATTACCTGGATTAGTGGGTTTGCTACTAGCAGGTGTATTACTGGGTCAAAATGGACTCAATCTCCTCAACCCTAAGTCGGAAACTATAAAACTGCTTTCAGATATTGGTAAAATTTATTTGATAGTCAATACAAATATTTTAACAATTGTTGGTGATGATATTGCCAAAGTCATTATTGAGCAAGCACAGGCATTTGACTTAGTTGTTTTGCGTTCTGTCCGCTATCGCACCGCTGGAGGATTAGCGGTTAGTGAAGTGACAACCCAAGTGATTAATAATTTGAAATGTTCGATTATCATGCTGGGAGAACCTCAATAA
- a CDS encoding peptide ligase PGM1-related protein has translation MVTLNIDDLQKVDKFRNLQSTLRDRWQTSELFDNSEADILIIPSLSIDQGELLKVEGCEHYEERLLFSLMRLRNPRTRLIYVTSMPLHPSIIDYYLQLLPGIPFSHARHRLLLLSTYDASLKPLSQKILERPRLLERIYKALRLDKAFMVCYNSTFWEAELSLKLGVPLYAAAPDLQIWGTKSGSRQIFEESDVPFPDGSELVKNCEDLANAAADLWERQPTLKRIVIKLNEGFSGEGNALLDLREIMDVAPGKADHSQRVTAISDRFLHLRFQSLQETWANFSRRIPELGAIVEAFIEGEIKHSPSVQGRITPNGEVEIISTHDQILGGPDGQIYIGCRFPADANYRCELQELGLRVGNKLAEKGALERFAVDFVTVDKGDSDWDIQAIEINLRKGGTTHPFMTLKFLTNGRYDLATGLFYSQQGRPKYYIATDNLQKPNYQGLLPNDLMDIIAHHRLHFDSGTETGTVFHLMGCLSQFGKLGLTSIGDSPQEAEDIYNKVIEVLDQETSGDHSNHAIFSDYNFPMTGDGYSC, from the coding sequence ATGGTGACATTAAATATTGATGATTTACAAAAAGTTGACAAATTTCGGAATTTACAATCAACATTACGCGATCGCTGGCAAACTAGCGAGTTATTCGACAATAGTGAAGCGGATATTTTAATTATTCCTTCTTTGAGTATAGATCAAGGAGAATTACTCAAGGTAGAAGGATGTGAGCATTATGAAGAAAGATTACTTTTCTCCTTAATGCGGTTAAGAAATCCCCGCACTAGGTTAATTTATGTGACATCAATGCCACTTCATCCTAGTATTATTGATTATTATCTGCAATTACTTCCGGGTATTCCTTTCTCTCATGCTCGTCATCGCTTATTATTACTTTCTACCTATGATGCTTCTTTAAAACCCCTCAGTCAAAAAATATTAGAACGTCCTCGATTATTGGAAAGAATTTACAAGGCTTTGCGCTTAGATAAGGCTTTTATGGTATGTTATAATTCTACTTTTTGGGAAGCAGAATTATCTTTAAAATTGGGTGTACCTTTATATGCGGCTGCACCAGATTTGCAAATTTGGGGAACAAAAAGCGGCAGTAGACAGATTTTTGAAGAAAGTGATGTACCCTTTCCTGACGGTAGCGAGTTGGTCAAGAATTGCGAAGATCTAGCCAATGCTGCGGCTGATTTGTGGGAACGTCAACCGACACTAAAAAGAATAGTAATTAAGTTGAATGAAGGTTTTTCTGGAGAAGGGAATGCACTGTTAGATTTACGAGAAATAATGGATGTTGCACCGGGAAAGGCTGATCATAGTCAAAGAGTAACAGCAATTAGCGATCGCTTCCTGCATTTACGTTTTCAATCTTTACAAGAAACCTGGGCAAATTTTTCTCGACGCATTCCCGAATTAGGGGCAATAGTGGAGGCTTTTATCGAAGGAGAAATCAAACATTCTCCCAGTGTCCAAGGCAGAATTACACCCAATGGAGAAGTGGAAATTATTTCTACCCATGACCAAATCTTAGGCGGACCAGACGGACAAATTTATATAGGTTGTCGCTTTCCTGCGGATGCAAATTATCGCTGTGAATTACAGGAATTAGGTTTAAGAGTTGGTAATAAATTAGCAGAAAAAGGGGCTTTAGAAAGATTTGCAGTGGATTTTGTCACTGTTGACAAAGGTGATAGTGACTGGGATATTCAAGCCATTGAAATTAATCTTCGCAAAGGAGGAACAACCCACCCATTTATGACTTTAAAATTCCTTACTAATGGTCGTTATGATTTAGCCACTGGATTATTTTATAGTCAACAAGGCAGACCTAAATACTATATTGCTACAGACAATTTACAAAAACCTAATTATCAGGGATTGTTACCTAATGACTTAATGGATATTATCGCTCACCACAGATTACATTTTGATAGTGGCACAGAGACAGGTACAGTTTTTCATCTTATGGGTTGTCTTTCCCAGTTTGGTAAATTAGGATTAACCAGTATTGGTGATTCACCCCAAGAAGCGGAAGATATTTATAATAAAGTTATTGAAGTTCTTGATCAAGAAACTAGCGGTGATCATAGCAATCATGCTATCTTTTCTGATTATAATTTTCCGATGACTGGGGATGGATATAGTTGTTAA
- a CDS encoding alpha/beta hydrolase: protein MTQTLDFIRVSPPAGKTPDALIVTLHGWGANAQDVASLIPYVNLPDYEFLLPNAPYPYPYADTGKAWYDLRTENMYDGLNESKQLLIDWLLSLESNTGVPLSRTILSGFSQGGAMTLDVGLSLPLAGLVVMSGYLHPSVATLNQGNFPPALIMHGTRDEVVPLQAAIKSREMAQSLGVAVEYHEFATGHEINLQMLEVLRTFVLNTIS, encoded by the coding sequence ATGACTCAAACATTAGACTTCATCAGAGTTTCTCCACCAGCAGGAAAAACACCTGATGCGTTAATCGTCACTTTACATGGTTGGGGTGCAAATGCCCAAGATGTGGCATCTTTGATTCCTTATGTCAATTTACCTGATTACGAGTTTCTCCTCCCCAATGCTCCCTATCCTTATCCTTATGCTGATACGGGTAAGGCATGGTATGATCTGCGGACAGAAAATATGTATGATGGATTAAATGAAAGTAAACAACTACTCATAGATTGGTTGCTCTCTTTAGAAAGTAATACGGGTGTACCGTTATCACGCACAATTTTGAGCGGATTTTCTCAAGGTGGGGCGATGACTTTAGATGTAGGATTAAGCTTACCCTTGGCTGGATTAGTAGTGATGAGTGGCTATTTACATCCTAGTGTGGCAACGCTGAATCAAGGCAATTTTCCGCCAGCATTAATCATGCACGGTACAAGGGATGAAGTTGTTCCCCTGCAAGCGGCGATTAAGTCCAGAGAAATGGCACAATCTCTAGGCGTAGCAGTGGAATATCATGAATTTGCAACGGGACATGAAATTAATTTACAAATGCTAGAAGTGCTACGAACTTTTGTTCTGAACACAATTAGTTAG
- the isiD gene encoding protein IsiD, whose product MKTLSISKTEISAMTATEVKDLATRLELDNYSNAFEGLNDWHLLRAIAFQRPELVEAYIHLLDLEAYDEA is encoded by the coding sequence ATGAAAACTCTAAGCATTTCCAAAACAGAAATTTCTGCTATGACGGCGACAGAGGTAAAAGATTTGGCTACACGTCTGGAATTAGATAACTATAGTAATGCTTTTGAGGGTTTGAATGATTGGCATCTATTGCGGGCGATCGCTTTTCAGCGTCCAGAGTTAGTTGAAGCCTATATCCACCTCTTAGATTTAGAAGCTTACGACGAAGCCTAA
- a CDS encoding DUF262 domain-containing protein: METNKLNNQQMELLDQEDDDENEFKFEDDDDENLEPFDPTKIRVKTKPMTMDLLLKRIKHDEIDLAPDFQRQADIWTNIAKSRLIESLLIRIPLPAFYIDATDDDKWIIIDGLQRISTFKEFLLNKEEDKNTKNKPLKLTGLQFLKDLENKKYDDLPRHYQRRIDETELTVYLIEPGTPDEVKYNIFQRINTGGLPLNNQELRQAMNPGKPIQILKNLANLPEFKRVINLSKKKKQRMDDHEFVLGFIAFILTSYKDYPVNKGRNYFLHETMKRLNKIDSNLIKTIENQFTIAMQAAYNIFENAAFRKYLSSPVNKSLFEAWSVTLSQLNPEQIEILIKNKEILKEKFIQKMKEDSNFLKSVSQVSSKVQYRFEQIDQIVQEVLSC; encoded by the coding sequence ATGGAAACAAATAAACTCAATAATCAACAGATGGAATTGCTAGATCAAGAAGATGATGATGAAAATGAGTTTAAATTTGAAGATGATGATGATGAAAATTTAGAACCATTTGATCCGACTAAAATTAGGGTTAAAACTAAACCGATGACAATGGATCTGCTTCTTAAAAGAATTAAGCATGATGAAATTGATTTAGCTCCTGATTTTCAGCGTCAGGCAGATATTTGGACAAATATAGCAAAAAGCCGTTTAATCGAGTCTCTTTTAATTCGGATTCCACTTCCAGCATTTTATATAGATGCAACAGATGATGATAAATGGATTATTATAGATGGTTTACAAAGAATCAGCACATTTAAAGAGTTTCTTCTTAATAAAGAAGAAGATAAAAATACGAAGAATAAACCGCTTAAATTAACTGGATTACAATTTCTTAAAGATTTAGAAAATAAAAAATATGATGATTTACCTCGTCATTATCAAAGACGAATAGATGAAACAGAATTAACAGTTTATTTAATTGAACCCGGAACTCCTGATGAAGTTAAATATAATATTTTTCAAAGAATTAATACGGGTGGATTACCTCTTAATAATCAAGAACTCCGCCAAGCTATGAATCCTGGTAAACCGATACAAATTCTCAAAAACCTTGCTAATTTACCAGAATTTAAAAGAGTAATAAATCTAAGCAAAAAGAAAAAACAACGTATGGATGATCATGAATTTGTATTGGGTTTTATTGCTTTTATTTTAACCAGTTATAAAGATTATCCAGTAAATAAAGGTCGCAACTATTTTTTACATGAAACTATGAAAAGATTAAACAAAATAGACTCTAATTTGATAAAAACAATAGAAAATCAGTTTACTATTGCAATGCAAGCAGCTTATAATATTTTTGAAAATGCTGCTTTTCGGAAATATTTAAGCTCTCCTGTAAATAAATCTCTTTTTGAGGCTTGGTCAGTAACATTAAGTCAATTAAATCCAGAACAAATTGAAATATTAATCAAAAATAAAGAAATATTAAAAGAAAAATTTATACAAAAGATGAAAGAGGATTCTAATTTTCTTAAATCTGTGTCTCAAGTTTCTAGTAAAGTTCAATATCGGTTTGAACAAATTGATCAAATAGTTCAAGAGGTTTTATCATGTTAA
- a CDS encoding AAA family ATPase, producing MLSSLTLKNFKPFENQSFSLKPLTLLSGLNSTGKSSLLQSLLLLRQSSQQNLLDNVGLALNGDLVSIGTAQDALFKRAKEDSMTLEIVMDNTIQGTWVFDYDRPSDVMQISSLSNIDEKIYNSSLFTDKFHYLKAERIAPRNYFQMSDFQVRQHQQVGSQGEFTAHFLFINEGKIIPNSELSHESIKSHQLGNQVEAWLGEISPGTGIDIELHSAMDVVNLQYYYEDNNSYRSTNVGFGITYTLPIIVAILSATSDTLILLENPEAHLHPRGQSKMGELIALAASCGIQIILETHSDHVLNGIRKAVKYKKLDAEKVQINYFERYLQKGQPITEIITPRIYPDGGIDKWPDGFFDQAEKDLMELL from the coding sequence ATGTTAAGTTCTTTGACTTTAAAAAATTTTAAACCATTTGAAAATCAGTCTTTTTCTTTAAAGCCATTAACATTACTTTCTGGATTAAATAGCACTGGTAAATCTTCTTTACTGCAATCTTTATTACTACTTCGTCAATCTTCTCAACAAAATTTATTAGATAATGTAGGTTTAGCACTAAATGGTGATTTAGTTTCTATAGGTACAGCCCAAGATGCTCTATTTAAGAGAGCAAAAGAAGATTCAATGACTTTGGAAATTGTGATGGATAATACCATTCAAGGTACTTGGGTTTTTGATTATGATCGTCCATCAGATGTAATGCAAATATCTTCATTGTCAAATATTGATGAAAAAATTTATAATTCAAGTCTTTTTACCGATAAATTTCATTATTTAAAAGCAGAAAGAATAGCACCTAGAAATTATTTCCAAATGTCTGATTTTCAAGTCAGACAACATCAACAGGTTGGAAGTCAAGGTGAATTTACTGCTCATTTTTTGTTTATAAATGAAGGTAAAATAATTCCAAATAGTGAACTATCACATGAATCAATAAAGTCTCATCAGTTAGGAAATCAAGTAGAAGCTTGGCTTGGCGAAATTAGTCCTGGAACAGGAATTGATATAGAATTACATTCAGCAATGGATGTAGTAAATTTACAGTATTATTATGAAGATAACAATTCCTATCGTTCAACTAACGTAGGTTTTGGAATTACCTACACTTTACCAATTATTGTCGCTATATTATCTGCTACTTCAGACACATTGATTTTGTTAGAGAACCCAGAAGCTCATCTTCATCCTAGAGGACAATCTAAGATGGGAGAATTAATTGCTTTAGCAGCAAGTTGTGGTATTCAAATAATCTTAGAAACTCATAGCGATCATGTTCTCAATGGTATTCGTAAAGCAGTAAAATATAAGAAACTTGATGCTGAAAAAGTGCAAATTAACTACTTTGAAAGATATCTACAAAAAGGACAACCAATAACAGAGATCATTACACCTCGAATTTATCCAGATGGAGGAATTGATAAATGGCCGGATGGTTTTTTTGATCAAGCTGAAAAGGATTTAATGGAGTTATTATAA
- the coaBC gene encoding bifunctional phosphopantothenoylcysteine decarboxylase/phosphopantothenate--cysteine ligase CoaBC — protein MPSSINPQSKRVLIAIGGGIAAYKVCELVSTLFKSGLEVRVILTKSAQKFITPLTLATLSRHQAYIDDDFWQPIYARPLHIELGEWADLIVIAPLTANTLAKLAYGMADNLLTNTVLASTRPVLLAPAMNTDMWEQVAVQRNWRQLLTDSRFYGMETGSGLLACDRIGAGRMAEAAEIFVYIQSLLHTQGNRDLAGKQVLISAGGTREYLDPVRFIGNPSTGKMGLALAQAALHRGAKVILVHCPASWNVPLGVEAIAVVSAEEMQQVMFNHLANADIIIMSAAVADVKPRDYSSEKLPKRSLPENLPLTAVPDIVAELGKRKQPHQYLIGFAAQTGDIITPAKEKLQRKKLDAIVANPIDKVDSGFGSDHNQAVFLDKQGREVEIPACSKLEMAHYLFDFFKQNPLAWV, from the coding sequence ATGCCATCATCTATAAATCCCCAATCAAAAAGAGTCCTAATTGCTATAGGCGGTGGTATCGCCGCCTATAAAGTTTGTGAATTGGTTTCTACACTGTTTAAGTCTGGGCTAGAAGTGCGAGTTATTCTCACTAAATCTGCTCAAAAATTTATTACTCCTTTAACTTTAGCCACTCTATCCCGTCATCAAGCTTATATAGATGATGATTTTTGGCAACCAATTTATGCTCGTCCATTACATATTGAGTTGGGTGAATGGGCTGATTTGATTGTGATTGCGCCTTTAACTGCTAATACTTTAGCTAAGTTAGCTTATGGTATGGCAGATAATTTACTAACAAATACAGTCCTCGCTTCTACCCGTCCCGTATTGTTAGCACCAGCCATGAACACAGATATGTGGGAACAGGTGGCGGTACAAAGAAATTGGCGGCAGCTATTGACAGATAGTAGATTTTATGGTATGGAAACTGGTTCTGGTTTATTGGCGTGCGATCGCATTGGTGCTGGTAGAATGGCAGAAGCGGCAGAAATATTTGTTTATATTCAATCTTTATTACACACCCAAGGAAACAGAGATTTAGCTGGGAAGCAGGTTTTAATCAGTGCTGGGGGAACGCGAGAATATTTAGATCCGGTACGATTTATTGGCAATCCCTCAACTGGTAAAATGGGTTTAGCATTGGCACAGGCAGCACTGCACAGAGGCGCAAAAGTAATATTAGTCCATTGTCCGGCGAGTTGGAATGTACCTTTGGGAGTAGAAGCAATTGCGGTTGTCAGTGCGGAGGAAATGCAGCAGGTGATGTTCAACCATTTAGCCAATGCAGATATCATTATCATGTCAGCCGCAGTTGCAGATGTAAAGCCTAGAGATTATAGTAGCGAAAAATTGCCCAAGCGATCGCTTCCTGAAAATCTTCCTCTGACAGCAGTACCGGATATTGTCGCTGAACTGGGAAAACGCAAACAACCCCATCAATATTTAATTGGTTTTGCAGCACAAACTGGGGATATTATTACTCCAGCGAAAGAGAAATTGCAAAGAAAGAAATTAGATGCAATTGTAGCGAATCCTATTGATAAAGTTGATAGTGGTTTTGGGAGTGATCATAATCAAGCTGTGTTTTTAGATAAGCAAGGAAGAGAGGTAGAAATTCCAGCTTGTTCTAAGTTAGAAATGGCGCATTATTTGTTTGATTTTTTTAAGCAAAACCCACTTGCATGGGTTTGA